One region of Armigeres subalbatus isolate Guangzhou_Male chromosome 3, GZ_Asu_2, whole genome shotgun sequence genomic DNA includes:
- the LOC134220711 gene encoding uncharacterized protein LOC134220711, translating into MSKYNSDTKTYSGPVLPGIFNPEANLGKIILDMLSRTPSKVIQINADTGYEMSCAEMKQRCVRVALNLRKFGYQQGDLVTLACINTDNVVPVYVGCLILGLVVNPLAPVFNKDDLGHMMRLTQSKVVFCDESNRKTVEEAANEAIRIKPRVYIMESGVEGALSVAELLTAVEDEDSFEAPYLGDSKTVMGAVLCSSGTTGRPKGVCYSHAHLIEAELFAETLNAGPIFSFSQLFWLTGLLAVHTSLLCSRARVITSKSFNADVFYSVIENYKIEDTFTPPACIEAVQNHPRYKSADFSRLNRWTIGGAPVSADILRSLAQRFQNTDVKPIYGCSEVGLIVSAMMPFQIGSVGSLANNVTAKIVDDDGQNLGPNERGEIRARFKHQFMGYLNNAQMTVEASDDEGFFKTGDVGYFDSDGFLYVVDRIKDIIKYMNFQISPSDLEEVILKIDGVKQVCVAGVPTADHSSDLPTAMVVLQSGSRLKEKDIVKAVDRQVGDYKRLRGGVFFVDRLPLSPAGKILRRVVRDMIIEKKNLK; encoded by the exons ATGTCAAAATATAACTCCGACACGAAAACCTATTCAGGTCCAGTGCTCCCCGGCATTTTCAATCCCGAAGCAAATCTCGGGAAAATTATTTTGGATATGCTTTCCAGGACTCcttccaaagttattcaaatcaATGCCGACACAGGATACGAAATGAGCTGCGCCGAAATGAAGCAACGATGTGTCCGCGTGGCACTCAACCTTCGAAAGTTTGGCTACCAGCAGGGTGATTTGGTAACGCTTGCTTGCATCAACACTGACAATGTGGTTCCGGTGTACGTTGGGTGCTTGATATTAGGGCTGGTTGTGAACCCTTTGGCGCCGGTATTCAATAAGGATGATTTGGGTCACATGATGCGCTTGACGCAATCGAAAGTTGTGTTCTGTGATGAGAGCAATAGGAAAACAGTGGAGGAGGCGGCTAATGAAGCTATTCGTATTAAACCAAGGGTCTACATAATGGAGAGTGGCGTCGAAGGTGCTTTATCTGTGGCAGAACTTCTGACTGCAGTAGAGGACGAAGACAGCTTTGAAGCTCCATACCTAGGAGATTCGAAGACTGTTATGGGAGCGGTCTTATGCTCCTCGGGTACTACGGGTCGACCAAAAGGTGTTTGCTATTCGCATGCTCATCTCATCGAAGCTGAACTTTTCGCGGA AACACTGAACGCGGGACCGATCTTCAGCTTCAGTCAGTTGTTTTGGTTAACCGGACTACTGGCAGTACACACATCATTGCTGTGCTCCCGAGCACGCGTTATAACATCGAAGTCTTTTAACGCCGACGTGTTCTATTCAGtcattgaaaattacaaaatcgaAGACACGTTTACTCCACCAGCTTGCATAGAGGCTGTTCAGAATCATCCAAGATACAAGTCGGCGGACTTCAGCAGATTGAATCGATGGACCATCGGAGGAGCTCCAGTCTCGGCGGACATCTTGCGTAGTCTAGCGCAGCGTTTCCAAAACACTGACGTCAAACCCATCTACGGATGTTCTGAAGTGGGCCTCATTGTATCAGCTATGATGCCATTTCAGATTGGATCTGTCGGTTCGCTAGCCAATAATGTGACTGCCAAAATTGTCGATGACGATGGACAGAATCTCGGACCAAATGAAAGAGGGGAAATTCGCGCCAGATTCAAACACCAATTCATG GGATACCTTAACAATGCACAAATGACGGTGGAAGCCAGCGACgatgaaggatttttcaaaacCGGTGATGTCGGCTATTTCGACTCGGATGGGTTTCTTTACGTGGTCGACCGCATCAAAGACATCATCAAGTACATGAACTTCCAGATATCGCCGTCGGATTTGGAGGAAGTTATACTGAAAATCGACGGTGTCAAACAGGTGTGCGTTGCTGGCGTTCCAACGGCAGATCACTCGTCCGATTTGCCGACGGCAATGGTTGTACTTCAATCGGGCTCTCGATTGAAGGAGAAAGACATAGTTAAGGCGGTCGATCGACAAGTCGGTGACTACAAGCGTCTTCGTGGGGGAGTATTTTTCGTCGATCGCTTACCGCTGTCGCCTGCAGGGAAAATTCTTCGCAGAGTGGTTAGAGATATGATTATCGAAAAGAAGAACTTGAAATGA